The window GGATGCAGACCTGATTAAAAAAGGAGGGAATAAAATTCAATTCACCACTTTGGAAGGCAGCTGGCTGGTGTTTGATAACATTCGCTTCTACGGTCCTGAAAAAACGAGTATAACGGTTCCTGAAAATGCTTTTATAAGGAACGTAGCTACGGCTACCTACGAAATAGATAAAGGGGGGAGCCGTTTTCAGCCTCTTTTGATAGATGTTCAGCATTTGGAGGGAATGCCTGAGTTAAAAGTAAAGCTTGATGGAAAACCTGTTTTTAGTGAAAGGATTGAACAGGGCAGATATGTTTTTGAGGTGCCGATGCCGGCGGTTAAAACGTCTGTAGAAAGTGCATATGAAATTTTAATTAACGGACAGGTTGTAGAGAAGGGAACGGTAAGCAGAAGCCTTCAGAAACTTGCAGCTCCTTCAGATTATGTCGACACTAAAATTGGTACAGGTCATTCCCGATGGATGATAGCGCCGGGGCCATGGATGCCCTTCGGAATGGTTAAAATAAGTCCGGACAATCAAGATGAAGGATGGCAGGCAGGGTACCAGCCAACATTTGAAAGTATCGGCACATTCAGTCATATCCATGAGTGGACAATGGCCGGTTTGGGGACTTTCCCCACCAACGGAAGGCTGATAACAGAAATGGGAAAACAAGAAGACCCCGATAGTGGTTACCGGTCACGTATCGATAAAACTACAGAACAAGCCCCTTTAGGGAGTTATTCGGTGCATTTGAGCGATTATGATATAAAAGCAGAACTTACGGCAACCACCAGATGCAGCTTTCAGCGATATACGTATCCAAAAGACGATTTAAATTCCAGAATTTTAGTAGATCTGAAAATACCGGGAGAATACGGTTATGAAATAGAAGAGGCCTATTTCAAAATGATCAGCGATTATAAAATAGTGGGGTACAGCAAGCAAGTATCACGCCATATCTGGGGCGAACAATACTATAGAAAACAAATGGTGGAAGATGGAGATGAGCCCAAAGAATGGGACGATATAAGCCAGCACTATACAGTACATTTTGTGATGGAGTTTGACCGGCCCATAAAGAGATTTGGAGTGCGGACAGATGGTAAAGAGAAGGGGGATATTGTTATTATAGATAAATCAGAGGAACTAAAAACAGACCATCCTGAAAGCGCTGTGGCATTTTTAGAGTTCGATACTTCCGGATATCAGGTGGTTCAAACAAGAACAGGGATTTCGTATGTAAGTATTGAAAATGCGGAAATGAACCTTGAAAAAGAAGTTTCAGATCCTTTCGGATGGAGTTTTGAAAAAGTTCGTCAGCATCAGGTTCAAGCCTGGGATCGTTTATTCGACAGGGTAAGGATCACCACGACAAACAGAGAAGAAAAAAGAAGGTTTTATTCTAATATGTACCGGGCTCTGGTAAGTCGTAATATCTTTAGCGATGTTGATGGAAGCTGGGTAGATGCAACGGAAAATGTGCAAAAATTTAATGATCCGGGAGATGTTGCTTTAGGGTGCGATGCTTTCTGGAATACATTCTGGAACCTGAATCAGTTTTGGAACCTGGTAACTCCTGAATGGTCATCGAAATGGGTTAAGTCTCAGTTGGCCATGTATGATGCCAATGGCTGGCTGGCTAAAGGTCCGGCAGGAATGGAGTATATTCCTGTTATGGTGGCAGAACATGAAATTCCGCTGATTGTGGGAGCGTATCAGATGGGTATTCGTGATTTTGACGCGGAGAAAGCTTTTGATGCTGTATATAAGATGCAAACTGCTACAGGGGAGAAAGTAGGAGGAGGTTATGCGGGAAACAGGGATCTTGGCACTTATTTAAAATATAAGTATGTACCTTATAACAAGGGAAGGTTTTCAAATACCCTGGAGTATGCTTTTGATGATTATGCGGTTTCTCAACTGGCTAAAGCACTCGGAAAAAAAGAGAAGTATCTTGAGTTTGCAGACAGAGCCGGCTGGTGGAAAAATGCAATCGATCCGGAAATAGGATTTGCAAGATTAAGGCATTCGGACGGTTCGTGGTATAAAGATTTTGACCCGATCAGATCGGGAGGTAATCATCAGTTTGTTGAAGGGAATGCATGGCAGCTTACTTTCTTTGTCCCTCAGGATATTCCTGCACTTGCAGAAATTATTGGTGAAGAAAGGTTTACGAAGCGTCTCGATGATGGTTTTGCCATAAGCAGCAACTGGAGGTACAATGCTCCCAATGAATTGTACTGGGATTTTCCTGTTATTCAGGGAAACCAGCAATCAATGCATTTTGCTTACCTTTTTAACTGGGGTAAAAAGCCGTGGCTTACTCAAAAATGGAGTAGAGATATATTAGACCGTTTTTATGGTTATGGCGTATCCAATGCCTATTTGGGAGACGAAGACCAGGGGCAAATGAGTGCATGGTTTATAATGTCGTCTATCGGATTGTTTCAAACAGATGGAGGAACAAGGGTAAATCCAATCTATGAAATAGCCAGTCCTTGTTTTGAAGAAGTGGTCATTAATCTTGGAGAAAAATATGGAAGAGGAAAGAACTTTACCATTAAAGCCAAAAATGTATCCCGAAAAAATAAGTATGTGCAGAGCGCTGTATTAAATGGCAAAAAACTCGATAATTTTTGGTTTCCTGCCAGCGAATTGTTAAAAGGAGGGACACTGAAATTGATAATGGGTGCTACTCCAAATAAAAAATGGGGGGTAAAAGAGATGCCTCCTAAAACCAACAAACAGTAAAAAACAATTAAGACATGAAAATGAGATTATTACTTTTTTTATTCGCTATTTCCTTCATTGGTTGTGAAAATTCAGAACAAGAGCAAAACAAAGTAGAAAACATTGTATTAATAAGTATAGATGGTTTACGATGGCAGGAGGTTTTTAAAGGTGCAGACTCACTTTTTACAGAAGACAAGCACTTTTGGGCAAATACCGAAGCCGAAAGAAGACAAAAATTAATGCCTTTTTTTTGGAATACAATAGCTCAAAAAGGACAACTGTATGGGAACAGAGACCTTGGTAACAAGGCAAATGTAAAGAATAAGTATTGGTTTTCTTACCCGGGCAGAAGCGAAGCACTTTGTGGTTATTATGATCCTAAAGTTAATTTAAACGAGTATCCAAACAACCCCAATGAAAACGTTTTAGAGTTCATTGATGAAAATGAAAGTTATAAAGGAAAAGTGGTGACTTTTGCATCGTGGGAGGCTCTTGGCAGGGTTTTAAATCGCGACCGGAACGGCATGCTTGTAAACTTACCAGGCGAAGATGTGCAAGAAGGCTCTGAAGCACAAAACCTTCTAAACGAACTGCAACATCTAATACCGGAATACCACCATGATTGTAGACCGGATGAGTTAACATATATGATGGCAAAAGCCTATATACAAGACAAACACCCAAAAGTTGTCTATCTCGATTTTGGAGATACCGATATCTTTGCGCACGATGGCGAGTATGGTAAATATTTAGACGCAACCAATCGCACCGATAAGATGATATCCGATTTATGGGAATCACTCCAGAATGATCCTTTTTATAAGGATAAAACGGCATTACTGGTTTATACAGATCACGGTAGAGGAATAGATGATTACGGATGGAAACACCATGGCGATGCAATACCTGGTAGCGATGAAGTATGGCTTGCTGCATTAGGCCCTGGAATACCAAATCTCGGAGAAGTAGCTCGTGATGGTCAAATTTATCAGGACCAAATAGCGCAAACTGCAGCCAATATTTTAGGATTTACCTTTGAGGCTGATCATCCCGTTGGTAACAGTATAGAAGGAGTGTTTGTTACCAAAAAAGATTAACTGTCTGTAAAAGTTGTGTTCATTTACTTTATGAGCATACAGGAATATAATTTTTGTGCCCCGTGTTTTTTACAGAGAGGTGCTTACAAATACGGTACTATGAATAAGTTAATTTCAATATGACGGCATGAAATATGAAATAAACAAACATAAATGGCTGGTGATTATTTTTTTCTTAATGGCATTGCTGGTTGTCAGCTGTAGTAAAAAAGAAAAAATAGAAAAACCTTTGGTAGCGCTGACACAATATGTGGATCCGCAGATTGGCTCGGTGCATGGACGATGGTTTTTTTATACCCCGGCGGCACGACCATTTGGAATGGCCAAACTAGCGCCACATACCAATGGTTATAATAGTGCAGGAGGATGGGGGCCTACGGGATACGACGATCGGCATACCTCAATAGAAGGCTTTGGACATTTTCATGAGTTTCAGATAGGAGGATTGGTATTCATGCCCACAGTCGGAAGTGTAAAAACTGTTCCGGGAACACTGGAAGATCCGGACTCAGGATATCGATCACGCTTTAATAAACCCACAGAGCATGCGGAGGTAGGGTATTATCGAGTTCGTTTAAACGACTATCAGATAGAAGCAGAAATAACAGCCACTGAAAGGGTAGGTTTTCACAGATATACTTTTCCAAAGACCGATGAGGCAAACCTGATTATAGATATTGGACACAAGCAGGGAGAAAGTGGTGATGTGACCGATGCCTTTGCACAATTGGTAAATGAAAATGAAATTGAAGGTTATATAGAAACATATCCGGAGTATGTGAAATTTTGCGATCCGGGTAAGCGGGTTAAAATGTATTTCGTTGCCAGGCTCAGTAAAAAACCACTTGCCGTGGGAGCTTTTAAAGATACTGTCCAGAACATTGATGTTCCAAAAACGGAAGGAACGGATAACGGACTGTTCCTGAGGTTTTCAATGCAGGAAGGGGAGCAACTCGAAATACAAACCGGATTAAGTTACACCTCCGTTAAAAATGCAAGGTTAAATTTAAATGTAGAGGCTGCAGAAAGAACCTTTGATGATGTCCATAATGAATCAAAGGTAGTATGGAACCAAAAGCTCAATAATATTGTAGTAGAAGGAGGTGAAGAGAAAGACAGAATTAAATTTTATACCGGCTTGTACCATGCGTTACTGGGACGGGGATTGGCCAGCGATGTTAATGGAAATTACCCAATGGCAGATGGCGGAATAGGACAGATTTCCCTAGACGAAAATGGGAAGCCTGCCTATCAACATTATAATACGGATGGAATGTGGGGAGGTTTCTGGAACCTAAGCCAATTGTGGGCACTGGCATTCCCATCCTATTTTAAAGAGTACTTGCAATCGAATATCGATTTATATAAGAAAAGAGGCTGGTTACATGATGGTGAGGCAGCCGGAGTTTATACTAATGGGGTACAAACTAATTTTCAGGGGCTGCTCATAGCCTCAGCTTACAATGTCGGTATCAGGGATTTTGATATTCAATCGGGATATAAGGCTGCATTAAAGAACGAACTGGATTATCACGACCGTAATCTCGGGAATGGTAAATATGATCTCAGTTACTTTGTAAAAGATCATTACATACCTCATAAAGATACTATCATTTCTAACGGATGGGTGTTTAATTTCGGAGCCTCACATACTTTGGAATATAGTTTTAGTTCTTATGCAGTAGCCCAAATGGCGAAACAGTTAAAGGATAGTATCAGTTATAAAAAACTGATAAGTCAGGCTGGGTATTACAAGAACTTATTCGATGAAAAAACAAAATTTATAAGGCCAAAACTCGAAAACGGTAATTTCATTCAGGATTTTGATCCGATGAAGGGATGGGATGGTTTTCAGGAGGGGAATGCATTCCAGTATACCTGGTATGTGCCTCATGATGTGCAGGGACTCATAAATCTGATGGGAAAGCAGCTTTTTAATGAACGCCTTGAACAAATGTTTACAGCTGCACGAAAAAGCATGTTCGGAGGCGGATCAGAAGAAATACACAGTTTTTCAGGAGTAGAAAAATTATACAATCATGGCAATCAGCCGTGTTTGCATAACCCCTGGCTTTTTAATTATTCAGGAAAACCGTGGCTCACTCAAAAATGGGTTCGAACTATTTGTAATGAGTTTTATGGTACAGAAGCTTTGCACGGCTACGGAGTTGGACAAGATGAAGATCAGGGGCAATTGGGAGCGTGGTATGTGATGGCCGCGATGGGCTTGTTTGATGTTCAGGGGCATAGTAATTCCGATCCTACATTTCAGTTCGGAAGTCCGCTTTTCGATAAAATCAGTATCAAGTTAGATTCGCAATATTACCAGGGCAATGCGCTGGTAATAGAAGCGGTGAATCAAGATCCCGATAATAAATATATTCAGGCAGCTGTCTTTAACGGAACGCCTGTAAACACAAACTGGATTTCCCGGAAGCAACTGATGAAAGGGGGAAAACTCATCTTTACATTAGGAAAAGAACCAAATAAAAACTGGGGCGTGCAATCACTGCCTCCATCAATGTCTAACCTTAAAAATTAGCTTACCATAACGATGAAGAAATTATTAGTAACCGGAATAGCAATAATGATAACTGCGTGTTCTTCAAACAAAGAAGATAAAAAACTGGCGGCAGAGATATTGTCCGACAAGAATTTTAAAGAAGTAACAGAAAAAGCTCTCGAAGTCGTTAAAACCGGATTTAATGCAGGTGATGGTTATGGCGAGGTGTGGATTAGGGATTACAATACATTTATTGAATTATCGGCAGAAGTATTTGATCACAATACGCTTAAGGAGAATCTATTAGTGTTCTTCAGGTTACAGGGAAATGATGGAAATATTATAGACGGGTTTATTCCAAAAGAAAAAGCAGTAGCAACAGAGGGCGGGTATCAATACATATATTCAGATCTCGAACCCGACTATTGCGGACATAAAAATACAGTGGAAACAGACCATGAAAGTTCTCTGGTACAGGCTGTCTACAGATATGTGAAAAAGACAGGAGATGCCGATTTTCTGAATGTTAAAGTAGGGGATGCTACGGTGGCTGAACGTATAGAAAACTCGATGACATTTTTAATGAATGAACGCTGGAGTGCTAAATACGGATTGATCTATGGAGCCACTACTGCCGATTGGGGCGATGTACAACACTCACATCCCTGGGGAGTATATATTACTGAAGACACCCATTATTGTGTAGATATCTATGATAATGCCATGATGCTGATTGCCCTTGATAACATGATGGAGTTAATACCTGTGACTAAGGTCAAATGGGGGCCAATTCGTAATGAAATTGCTAAAAATACAATGCAGGTTTTGTGGGATGATGAACACCAGAAATTTATCCCTCATGTTTATTTAGACGGATCCCCTTATCCGGATGATTTTAATGAAAATGAAATTTACTACCACGGGGGAACAGCAGTAGCTATTGAGGCAGGGTTATTGAATAAGGAACAGATCAAAAGTGCTCTCGGCAAAATGATAGCAAATGTAAAAGCATCCGGAGCAGGTTCCATAGGTTTAACGATGTACCCTCCATATCCTGACTGGGCTTTCGAAAACAAGGGGATGTACCCTTACGGCTACCAGAATGGAGGCGATTGGACCTGGTTTGGAGCCAGAATGATCCAACAGCTTATCCGCTATGGTTTTGTAAAAGAAGCCTATGAGCAAATGCAGCCTATGACTGATCGTGTCGTAAAAAATAATGGCTTTTTTGAATGGTATACAGTAGATAATAAACCTGAAGGCTCCGGTACTTTCAGAGGATCGGCAGGTGTACTTTATAAAGCTATTCAGCAGTTTTACGATTGGGCTGCAGAAGTAGAAAAATAAGAGATTACGTTATGCACAGCTTTTTAAAATCATTTTCACAACGCTAATTTGTTTAGACATTTAAACATATAAAACACCTTTTAATCAACCACAATACGATGAGAATTTTAATATTGATACTTCATGTTTTCCTTTTTATAAATATAAGCTTTGGTCAATTCACCAAAACGCCTTCAGAGTACGTTGATGTATTTATGGGAACTTCCAATTCAAGATGGATGTTAGGGCCTTATGCAACCGTACCGTTCGGAATGATACAGTTGGGTCCGGACAACCAGGGCAACCAATGGATGGGTGGTTATGAATATGCAATAAACAGTGTTTCTGGGTTTAGCCATATACATGCCTGGACCATGGCTGGGTTACGC of the Zhouia spongiae genome contains:
- a CDS encoding GH92 family glycosyl hydrolase, translating into MNSKILILIISLFSAFGCLAQEKIVWQIGKADNSGNEFALAPSSYEHFLEKDFGWEDRYYLVGYSSDRKDFPYVLPGAIDYWGGTSGLAGIRPHEINVLFGVDDKPETGKYRLLVDILDCSAKEAPYLKITVNDRSWKYRLKRGNGDQVLNGKNENAGEQLITIDLDADLIKKGGNKIQFTTLEGSWLVFDNIRFYGPEKTSITVPENAFIRNVATATYEIDKGGSRFQPLLIDVQHLEGMPELKVKLDGKPVFSERIEQGRYVFEVPMPAVKTSVESAYEILINGQVVEKGTVSRSLQKLAAPSDYVDTKIGTGHSRWMIAPGPWMPFGMVKISPDNQDEGWQAGYQPTFESIGTFSHIHEWTMAGLGTFPTNGRLITEMGKQEDPDSGYRSRIDKTTEQAPLGSYSVHLSDYDIKAELTATTRCSFQRYTYPKDDLNSRILVDLKIPGEYGYEIEEAYFKMISDYKIVGYSKQVSRHIWGEQYYRKQMVEDGDEPKEWDDISQHYTVHFVMEFDRPIKRFGVRTDGKEKGDIVIIDKSEELKTDHPESAVAFLEFDTSGYQVVQTRTGISYVSIENAEMNLEKEVSDPFGWSFEKVRQHQVQAWDRLFDRVRITTTNREEKRRFYSNMYRALVSRNIFSDVDGSWVDATENVQKFNDPGDVALGCDAFWNTFWNLNQFWNLVTPEWSSKWVKSQLAMYDANGWLAKGPAGMEYIPVMVAEHEIPLIVGAYQMGIRDFDAEKAFDAVYKMQTATGEKVGGGYAGNRDLGTYLKYKYVPYNKGRFSNTLEYAFDDYAVSQLAKALGKKEKYLEFADRAGWWKNAIDPEIGFARLRHSDGSWYKDFDPIRSGGNHQFVEGNAWQLTFFVPQDIPALAEIIGEERFTKRLDDGFAISSNWRYNAPNELYWDFPVIQGNQQSMHFAYLFNWGKKPWLTQKWSRDILDRFYGYGVSNAYLGDEDQGQMSAWFIMSSIGLFQTDGGTRVNPIYEIASPCFEEVVINLGEKYGRGKNFTIKAKNVSRKNKYVQSAVLNGKKLDNFWFPASELLKGGTLKLIMGATPNKKWGVKEMPPKTNKQ
- a CDS encoding phosphoglyceromutase, giving the protein MKMRLLLFLFAISFIGCENSEQEQNKVENIVLISIDGLRWQEVFKGADSLFTEDKHFWANTEAERRQKLMPFFWNTIAQKGQLYGNRDLGNKANVKNKYWFSYPGRSEALCGYYDPKVNLNEYPNNPNENVLEFIDENESYKGKVVTFASWEALGRVLNRDRNGMLVNLPGEDVQEGSEAQNLLNELQHLIPEYHHDCRPDELTYMMAKAYIQDKHPKVVYLDFGDTDIFAHDGEYGKYLDATNRTDKMISDLWESLQNDPFYKDKTALLVYTDHGRGIDDYGWKHHGDAIPGSDEVWLAALGPGIPNLGEVARDGQIYQDQIAQTAANILGFTFEADHPVGNSIEGVFVTKKD
- a CDS encoding GH92 family glycosyl hydrolase, with amino-acid sequence MKYEINKHKWLVIIFFLMALLVVSCSKKEKIEKPLVALTQYVDPQIGSVHGRWFFYTPAARPFGMAKLAPHTNGYNSAGGWGPTGYDDRHTSIEGFGHFHEFQIGGLVFMPTVGSVKTVPGTLEDPDSGYRSRFNKPTEHAEVGYYRVRLNDYQIEAEITATERVGFHRYTFPKTDEANLIIDIGHKQGESGDVTDAFAQLVNENEIEGYIETYPEYVKFCDPGKRVKMYFVARLSKKPLAVGAFKDTVQNIDVPKTEGTDNGLFLRFSMQEGEQLEIQTGLSYTSVKNARLNLNVEAAERTFDDVHNESKVVWNQKLNNIVVEGGEEKDRIKFYTGLYHALLGRGLASDVNGNYPMADGGIGQISLDENGKPAYQHYNTDGMWGGFWNLSQLWALAFPSYFKEYLQSNIDLYKKRGWLHDGEAAGVYTNGVQTNFQGLLIASAYNVGIRDFDIQSGYKAALKNELDYHDRNLGNGKYDLSYFVKDHYIPHKDTIISNGWVFNFGASHTLEYSFSSYAVAQMAKQLKDSISYKKLISQAGYYKNLFDEKTKFIRPKLENGNFIQDFDPMKGWDGFQEGNAFQYTWYVPHDVQGLINLMGKQLFNERLEQMFTAARKSMFGGGSEEIHSFSGVEKLYNHGNQPCLHNPWLFNYSGKPWLTQKWVRTICNEFYGTEALHGYGVGQDEDQGQLGAWYVMAAMGLFDVQGHSNSDPTFQFGSPLFDKISIKLDSQYYQGNALVIEAVNQDPDNKYIQAAVFNGTPVNTNWISRKQLMKGGKLIFTLGKEPNKNWGVQSLPPSMSNLKN